From Pseudoalteromonas rubra, one genomic window encodes:
- the prfB gene encoding peptide chain release factor 2 (programmed frameshift) — MFEVNPVINQIKEIRERTELLRGYLDYALKQERLEEVNAELEDPAVWNEPEKAQALGREKSSLETIVETIDNLVSGADDAEGLVELAVEAEDEETFAEAEQEVQGLNAQLEKLEFRRMFSGAQDSNDAYLDLQAGSGGTEAQDWCNMLLRMYLRWAEAKGFKTEIVEATDGDVAGIKGATLRVSGEYAYGWLRTETGVHRLVRKSPFDSGGRRHTSFASAFVYPEIDDNIEIDINPADLRIDVYRASGAGGQHVNRTESAVRITHLPTNTVVQCQNDRSQHKNKDQAMKQLKAKLFELELQKQNAEKQAQEDAKSDIGWGSQIRSYVLDDSRIKDLRTGVENRNTQAVLDGDLDKFIEASLKSGL, encoded by the exons ATGTTTGAAGTGAATCCTGTGATTAATCAAATCAAGGAAATTCGCGAGCGTACTGAGCTTCTTCGGGGGTATCTT GACTATGCTCTGAAACAAGAGCGGTTAGAAGAAGTTAATGCGGAACTGGAAGATCCGGCAGTCTGGAATGAGCCTGAGAAGGCACAGGCATTGGGTCGCGAAAAATCCAGTCTGGAAACTATCGTTGAAACCATAGACAACCTGGTGAGCGGTGCAGATGATGCAGAAGGTCTGGTTGAGCTGGCTGTAGAAGCCGAAGACGAAGAGACCTTTGCGGAAGCTGAGCAAGAAGTGCAAGGCCTGAATGCCCAGCTCGAAAAGCTGGAGTTCCGCCGTATGTTCTCTGGCGCACAAGACAGCAACGATGCCTATCTCGATCTGCAAGCCGGTTCCGGTGGTACAGAGGCTCAGGACTGGTGCAACATGTTGTTGCGTATGTATCTGCGCTGGGCAGAAGCGAAAGGCTTTAAAACCGAAATCGTTGAAGCAACCGATGGTGATGTGGCAGGTATCAAAGGGGCTACGCTGCGTGTAAGCGGCGAGTATGCTTATGGCTGGCTGCGCACAGAAACTGGTGTACATCGTCTGGTCCGCAAGAGTCCATTTGACTCAGGTGGTCGTCGTCACACCTCGTTCGCCTCGGCATTCGTGTATCCGGAAATTGATGACAACATTGAGATTGACATCAACCCGGCAGATTTACGTATCGACGTATATCGTGCTTCGGGCGCGGGTGGTCAGCACGTTAACCGGACAGAGTCTGCGGTACGTATTACGCACTTGCCAACGAACACTGTGGTGCAGTGTCAGAACGACCGTTCACAGCACAAAAACAAAGATCAGGCAATGAAACAGTTAAAAGCAAAACTGTTTGAACTTGAGCTGCAAAAGCAAAATGCTGAAAAGCAGGCTCAGGAAGATGCCAAATCTGACATCGGTTGGGGCAGCCAGATCCGTTCTTACGTACTGGACGACTCGCGTATTAAAGACCTGCGCACCGGTGTTGAGAACCGTAATACCCAGGCGGTATTGGACGGTGATCTAGACAAATTTATCGAAGCCAGCCTGAAATCAGGCCTATAA